In Poecile atricapillus isolate bPoeAtr1 chromosome 12, bPoeAtr1.hap1, whole genome shotgun sequence, one DNA window encodes the following:
- the STARD8 gene encoding stAR-related lipid transfer protein 8 isoform X1, producing MLWYQLSPAAGRGELSHGRAPAALRQTRSWGRIHGTEIEAKKACDWLRAAGFPQYAQLYEESSFPLDISAVKKDHSFLDQDSLKSLCRRLMTLNTCASMKLDVHFQRKQNEDSEEEDLCAISNRWAFQRDSKRWSRVGSADVLSQGSEAPSCAMCPVSSRESVLTDLSTNPEATSLHSTGSVGSVGGTGGTLGTAAMTCEPLSLLRATANASSCSQSEGSAPEQPSGQGEGSKEKLKKRRSRSFLKRIESLRRKDKEKPSPDRRLAPRSSATLPPGWGSLKSSGDLAATRTNSSKKGIPASFHSKKHFFSVSYRTNRLLGPGDTKGSSNPKRSGVYLEDYNTATTAGGAWAAAECQRRARHGDCLVYIPCDHKPGTFPKSLSIESLCPLAGSSLTHWNAGSAAVGLGGGGSSSSVEGSSSPRGFARRRRGSCSSLGSRVSVYDNVPEFGSSEDFCKDGEVTYENLDDILQHVWGLQQKVELWCKAVFPGLDGEEGGEEEEDEEESDSGGEPSNLHFEEQSMSDVGTSASDFDSTGNSLNEAEEMETRERRDSGVGASLTRPCRKLRWHSFQNSHRPSLNSASLEINRQSSAQLNLLQKCSLLRLTAIMEKYSVPHKQAWTWTVPKFMKRSKVPDYRDKMVFGVPPIVNVQRTGQPLPQSIQQAMRYLRSQCLDQVGIFRKSGVKSRIQALRHMNETSPDNVNYSGQSAYDVADLLKQYFRDLPEPIFTSKLTDTFLQIYQFVSKEQRLQAVQAAIILMPDENREVLQTLLYFLSDIASAEENQMTAGNLAVCLAPSIFHLNVSKKESTSPRAMHKRGTMGKPDQKDLNENMAATQGLSHMITDCKKLFQVSHEILLQLSSSYMAADAYPHPLADLVCQGESKDLHSYFEQSVQNLLKESSEKFKGWLSTPGPLNTELSCKKVGDGHPLRLWKVSTDVEAPPATVLHRVLRERHLWDEDLLQSRVVEALDKDMEVYHYVTDSMAPHPRRDCMVLRRWRTDLPRGACLLSSLSVEHDKVPVEGGVKAIVLTSQYLIEPSAMGRSRVTHICRADLRGRSPEWYNRVFGHLCAMELVRIRDSFPALSPNGPETKI from the exons atGCTCTGGTACCAGCTGAGCCCCGCTGCGGGCAGGGGTGAGCTCAGCCACGGCcgtgctcctgctgccctccgCCAGACCCGTTCCTGGGGCAGGATCCATGGCACAG AAATCGAAGCCAAGAAAGCGTGCGACTGGCTCCGGGCAGCGGGATTCCCCCAGTATGCCCAGCTGTACGAAG AGTCGTCATTCCCTCTTGACATCAGTGCTGTGAAGAAGGACCACAGCTTCCTGGACCAGGATTCACTCAAATCCCTGTGCAG GAGGCTGATGACCCTGAACACTTGTGCCTCCATGAAGCTGGATGTTCACTTTCAGCGTAAACAG AATGAAGACTCCGAGGAGGAAGACCTGTGTGCCATCAGCAACCGCTGGGCCTTCCAGAGGGACAGCAAAAGGTGGTCGCGGGTGGGCTCCGCCGATGTCCTGTCCCAGGGCTCGGAGGCCCCAAGCTGCGCCATGTGTCCGGTGTCCAGCCGCGAGAGCGTCCTCACGGACCTCAGCACCAACCCTGAGGCCACGTCCCTGCATAGCACGGGCAGCGTGGGCAGTGTGGGTGGCACGGGTGGCACGCTGGGCACTGCAGCCATGACATGCGAGCCCCTGTCCCTTCTGCGTGCCACTGCCAAcgcctccagctgcagccagagcgAGGGTTCTGCACCGGAGCAGCCCTCGGGCCAGGGAGAGGGCTCTAAGGAGAAGCTGAAGAAGCGACGCTCTCGCAGCTTCCTGAAGCGGATTGAGTCCCTGcggaggaaggacaaggagaaacCCAGCCCAGACAGGAGGCTGGCTCCACGCAGCAGCGCCACTCTCCCACCGGGATGGGGCTCTCTGAAGAGCAGTGGGGACCTTGCAGCCACCAGGACCAACTCCTCTAAAAAAGGGATACCTGCCTCTTTCCACAGCAAAAAACACTTCTTCTCGGTATCATACAGGACTAACCGCCTGCtaggccctggggacaccaaggggaGCTCTAATCCCAAACGCAGCGGAGTCTACCTGGAGGATTACAACACGGCCACCACCGCCGGCGGTGCCTGGGCTGCTGCCGAGTGCCAGCGCCGGGCTCGCCATGGCGATTGCCTGGTCTATATCCCCTGTGACCACAAGCCCGGCaccttccccaaatccctttccATTGAGAGCTTGTGTCCCCTGGCCGGCAGCTCGCTGACCCACTGGAACGCAGGGAGCGCAGccgtggggctgggagggggtggcagcagcagcagcgtggAGGGCTCGTCCTCCCCGAGGGGCTTTGCCCGCCGGCGCcggggctcctgcagctccctgggcagccgtGTCAGCGTCTACGACAACGTGCCGGAGTTCGGCAGCAGCGAGGATTTCTGCAAGGACGGGGAGGTCACCTACGAGAACCTCGACGACATTCTGCAGCACGTGTGGGGGCTGCAGCAGAAAGTGGAGCTTTGGTGTAAAGCCGTCTTCCCTGGCCTGGATGGGGAGGAAGggggtgaggaagaggaggatgaggaggagtcGGACTCGGGAGGGGAACCCTCCAACCTGCATTTCGAAGAACAGTCCATGTCGGATGTTGGCACCTCTGCCAGTGACTTTGATAGCACTGGGAACTCCCTCAACGAAGCTGAAGAGATGGAGACACGGGAGCGCCGGGATTCGGGGGTAGGAGCATCACTCACAAGACCCTGCAG AAAGCTGCGTTGGCACAGCTTCCAGAACTCCCACCGGCCCAGCCTGAACTCAGCCTCGCTGGAGATCAACCGCCAGTCATCGGCACAGCTCAACCTGCTCCAGAAGTGCTCCCTTCTGCGGCTCACAGCCATCATGGAGAAATACTCTGTGCCCCACAAGCAGGCGTGGACGTG GACTGTCCCCAAGTTCATGAAGAGGAGTAAAGTCCCTGACTACAGGGACAagatggtttttggggtgccacCCATTGTCAACGTGCAGCGGACGGGGCAGCCCTTGCCCCAGAGCATCCAGCAGGCCATGCGCTACTTGCGCAGCCAGTGCCTGGACCAG GTTGGCATTTTCCGCAAGTCCGGGGTGAAGTCCCGGATCCAGGCGCTCCGGCACATGAACGAGACCAGCCCTGACAATGTCAACTACTCGGGGCAGTCAGCGTACGACGTGGCCGACCTGCTGAAGCAGTACTTCCGTGACCTGCCCGAGCCCATCTTCACCAGCAAGCTGACCGACACCTTCCTGCAGATCTACCAGT TCGTGTCCAAGGAGCAGCGGCTGCAGGCGGTGCAGGCCGCCATCATCCTCATGCCGGATGAGAACCGGGAGGTGCTGCAGACCCTGCTCTACTTCCTGAGCGACATTGCCTCGGCTGAGGAGAACCAGATGACGGCTGGGAACCTGGCTGTGTGCCTGGCCCCCTCCATCTTCCACCTCAACGTGTCCAAGAAGGAAAGCACATCGCCCAG GGCCATGCACAAGAGGGGCACCATGGGGAAGCCGGACCAGAAGGACCTCAATGAGAACATGGCCGCGACACAGGGGCTGTCCCACATGATCACTGACTGCAAGAAGCTCTTCCAG GTCTCCCATGAAATcttgctgcagctgagcagctcctATATGGCCGCAGATGCTTATCCGCACCCCCTGGCTGACTTGGTGTGCCAGGGGGAGAGCAAGGATTTACACTCCTACTTTGAGCAGAGTGTCCAGAACCTGCTCAAAGAGTCATCAGAGAAATTCAAGGGGTGGCTGAGCACGCCAGGGCCTCTGAACACGGAGCTGTCCTGCAAAAAG GTTGGGGACGGGCACCCTCTGCGCCTGTGGAAGGTCTCCACGGACGTTGAGGCCCCTCCCGCCACGGTGCTGCACCGGGTGCTGCGGGAGCGTCACCTGTGGGACGAggacctgctgcagagcagggtggTGGAGGCGCTGGACAAGGACATGGAGGTGTACCACTACGTGACGGACAGCATGGCCCCGCACCCGCGCAGGGACTGCATGGTGCTCCG GCGCTGGCGCACGGACCTGCCGCGGGGAGCCTGCCTGCTCAGCTCGCTCTCGGTGGAGCACGACAAGGTGCCGGTGGAGGGAGGTGTCAAGGCCATCGTGCTGACGTCCCAGTACCTCATCGAGCCCAGTGCCATGGGCCGCTCCAGGGTGACCCACATCTGCAGGGCTGACCTCAG gggccGGTCTCCCGAGTGGTATAACAGGGTATTTGGCCACCTCTGTGCCATGGAGCTGGTGAGGATCCGAGACTCTTTCCCAGCCCTGAGTCCCAACGGCCCCGAGACAAAGATTTGA
- the STARD8 gene encoding stAR-related lipid transfer protein 8 isoform X2, whose amino-acid sequence MPLLDFFWACFKRAKKFSLLEDKKDAEIEAKKACDWLRAAGFPQYAQLYEESSFPLDISAVKKDHSFLDQDSLKSLCRRLMTLNTCASMKLDVHFQRKQNEDSEEEDLCAISNRWAFQRDSKRWSRVGSADVLSQGSEAPSCAMCPVSSRESVLTDLSTNPEATSLHSTGSVGSVGGTGGTLGTAAMTCEPLSLLRATANASSCSQSEGSAPEQPSGQGEGSKEKLKKRRSRSFLKRIESLRRKDKEKPSPDRRLAPRSSATLPPGWGSLKSSGDLAATRTNSSKKGIPASFHSKKHFFSVSYRTNRLLGPGDTKGSSNPKRSGVYLEDYNTATTAGGAWAAAECQRRARHGDCLVYIPCDHKPGTFPKSLSIESLCPLAGSSLTHWNAGSAAVGLGGGGSSSSVEGSSSPRGFARRRRGSCSSLGSRVSVYDNVPEFGSSEDFCKDGEVTYENLDDILQHVWGLQQKVELWCKAVFPGLDGEEGGEEEEDEEESDSGGEPSNLHFEEQSMSDVGTSASDFDSTGNSLNEAEEMETRERRDSGVGASLTRPCRKLRWHSFQNSHRPSLNSASLEINRQSSAQLNLLQKCSLLRLTAIMEKYSVPHKQAWTWTVPKFMKRSKVPDYRDKMVFGVPPIVNVQRTGQPLPQSIQQAMRYLRSQCLDQVGIFRKSGVKSRIQALRHMNETSPDNVNYSGQSAYDVADLLKQYFRDLPEPIFTSKLTDTFLQIYQFVSKEQRLQAVQAAIILMPDENREVLQTLLYFLSDIASAEENQMTAGNLAVCLAPSIFHLNVSKKESTSPRAMHKRGTMGKPDQKDLNENMAATQGLSHMITDCKKLFQVSHEILLQLSSSYMAADAYPHPLADLVCQGESKDLHSYFEQSVQNLLKESSEKFKGWLSTPGPLNTELSCKKVGDGHPLRLWKVSTDVEAPPATVLHRVLRERHLWDEDLLQSRVVEALDKDMEVYHYVTDSMAPHPRRDCMVLRRWRTDLPRGACLLSSLSVEHDKVPVEGGVKAIVLTSQYLIEPSAMGRSRVTHICRADLRGRSPEWYNRVFGHLCAMELVRIRDSFPALSPNGPETKI is encoded by the exons AAATCGAAGCCAAGAAAGCGTGCGACTGGCTCCGGGCAGCGGGATTCCCCCAGTATGCCCAGCTGTACGAAG AGTCGTCATTCCCTCTTGACATCAGTGCTGTGAAGAAGGACCACAGCTTCCTGGACCAGGATTCACTCAAATCCCTGTGCAG GAGGCTGATGACCCTGAACACTTGTGCCTCCATGAAGCTGGATGTTCACTTTCAGCGTAAACAG AATGAAGACTCCGAGGAGGAAGACCTGTGTGCCATCAGCAACCGCTGGGCCTTCCAGAGGGACAGCAAAAGGTGGTCGCGGGTGGGCTCCGCCGATGTCCTGTCCCAGGGCTCGGAGGCCCCAAGCTGCGCCATGTGTCCGGTGTCCAGCCGCGAGAGCGTCCTCACGGACCTCAGCACCAACCCTGAGGCCACGTCCCTGCATAGCACGGGCAGCGTGGGCAGTGTGGGTGGCACGGGTGGCACGCTGGGCACTGCAGCCATGACATGCGAGCCCCTGTCCCTTCTGCGTGCCACTGCCAAcgcctccagctgcagccagagcgAGGGTTCTGCACCGGAGCAGCCCTCGGGCCAGGGAGAGGGCTCTAAGGAGAAGCTGAAGAAGCGACGCTCTCGCAGCTTCCTGAAGCGGATTGAGTCCCTGcggaggaaggacaaggagaaacCCAGCCCAGACAGGAGGCTGGCTCCACGCAGCAGCGCCACTCTCCCACCGGGATGGGGCTCTCTGAAGAGCAGTGGGGACCTTGCAGCCACCAGGACCAACTCCTCTAAAAAAGGGATACCTGCCTCTTTCCACAGCAAAAAACACTTCTTCTCGGTATCATACAGGACTAACCGCCTGCtaggccctggggacaccaaggggaGCTCTAATCCCAAACGCAGCGGAGTCTACCTGGAGGATTACAACACGGCCACCACCGCCGGCGGTGCCTGGGCTGCTGCCGAGTGCCAGCGCCGGGCTCGCCATGGCGATTGCCTGGTCTATATCCCCTGTGACCACAAGCCCGGCaccttccccaaatccctttccATTGAGAGCTTGTGTCCCCTGGCCGGCAGCTCGCTGACCCACTGGAACGCAGGGAGCGCAGccgtggggctgggagggggtggcagcagcagcagcgtggAGGGCTCGTCCTCCCCGAGGGGCTTTGCCCGCCGGCGCcggggctcctgcagctccctgggcagccgtGTCAGCGTCTACGACAACGTGCCGGAGTTCGGCAGCAGCGAGGATTTCTGCAAGGACGGGGAGGTCACCTACGAGAACCTCGACGACATTCTGCAGCACGTGTGGGGGCTGCAGCAGAAAGTGGAGCTTTGGTGTAAAGCCGTCTTCCCTGGCCTGGATGGGGAGGAAGggggtgaggaagaggaggatgaggaggagtcGGACTCGGGAGGGGAACCCTCCAACCTGCATTTCGAAGAACAGTCCATGTCGGATGTTGGCACCTCTGCCAGTGACTTTGATAGCACTGGGAACTCCCTCAACGAAGCTGAAGAGATGGAGACACGGGAGCGCCGGGATTCGGGGGTAGGAGCATCACTCACAAGACCCTGCAG AAAGCTGCGTTGGCACAGCTTCCAGAACTCCCACCGGCCCAGCCTGAACTCAGCCTCGCTGGAGATCAACCGCCAGTCATCGGCACAGCTCAACCTGCTCCAGAAGTGCTCCCTTCTGCGGCTCACAGCCATCATGGAGAAATACTCTGTGCCCCACAAGCAGGCGTGGACGTG GACTGTCCCCAAGTTCATGAAGAGGAGTAAAGTCCCTGACTACAGGGACAagatggtttttggggtgccacCCATTGTCAACGTGCAGCGGACGGGGCAGCCCTTGCCCCAGAGCATCCAGCAGGCCATGCGCTACTTGCGCAGCCAGTGCCTGGACCAG GTTGGCATTTTCCGCAAGTCCGGGGTGAAGTCCCGGATCCAGGCGCTCCGGCACATGAACGAGACCAGCCCTGACAATGTCAACTACTCGGGGCAGTCAGCGTACGACGTGGCCGACCTGCTGAAGCAGTACTTCCGTGACCTGCCCGAGCCCATCTTCACCAGCAAGCTGACCGACACCTTCCTGCAGATCTACCAGT TCGTGTCCAAGGAGCAGCGGCTGCAGGCGGTGCAGGCCGCCATCATCCTCATGCCGGATGAGAACCGGGAGGTGCTGCAGACCCTGCTCTACTTCCTGAGCGACATTGCCTCGGCTGAGGAGAACCAGATGACGGCTGGGAACCTGGCTGTGTGCCTGGCCCCCTCCATCTTCCACCTCAACGTGTCCAAGAAGGAAAGCACATCGCCCAG GGCCATGCACAAGAGGGGCACCATGGGGAAGCCGGACCAGAAGGACCTCAATGAGAACATGGCCGCGACACAGGGGCTGTCCCACATGATCACTGACTGCAAGAAGCTCTTCCAG GTCTCCCATGAAATcttgctgcagctgagcagctcctATATGGCCGCAGATGCTTATCCGCACCCCCTGGCTGACTTGGTGTGCCAGGGGGAGAGCAAGGATTTACACTCCTACTTTGAGCAGAGTGTCCAGAACCTGCTCAAAGAGTCATCAGAGAAATTCAAGGGGTGGCTGAGCACGCCAGGGCCTCTGAACACGGAGCTGTCCTGCAAAAAG GTTGGGGACGGGCACCCTCTGCGCCTGTGGAAGGTCTCCACGGACGTTGAGGCCCCTCCCGCCACGGTGCTGCACCGGGTGCTGCGGGAGCGTCACCTGTGGGACGAggacctgctgcagagcagggtggTGGAGGCGCTGGACAAGGACATGGAGGTGTACCACTACGTGACGGACAGCATGGCCCCGCACCCGCGCAGGGACTGCATGGTGCTCCG GCGCTGGCGCACGGACCTGCCGCGGGGAGCCTGCCTGCTCAGCTCGCTCTCGGTGGAGCACGACAAGGTGCCGGTGGAGGGAGGTGTCAAGGCCATCGTGCTGACGTCCCAGTACCTCATCGAGCCCAGTGCCATGGGCCGCTCCAGGGTGACCCACATCTGCAGGGCTGACCTCAG gggccGGTCTCCCGAGTGGTATAACAGGGTATTTGGCCACCTCTGTGCCATGGAGCTGGTGAGGATCCGAGACTCTTTCCCAGCCCTGAGTCCCAACGGCCCCGAGACAAAGATTTGA
- the STARD8 gene encoding stAR-related lipid transfer protein 8 isoform X3 — protein sequence MLILFSAFNPRVPMNKAGINSSCHEIEAKKACDWLRAAGFPQYAQLYEESSFPLDISAVKKDHSFLDQDSLKSLCRRLMTLNTCASMKLDVHFQRKQNEDSEEEDLCAISNRWAFQRDSKRWSRVGSADVLSQGSEAPSCAMCPVSSRESVLTDLSTNPEATSLHSTGSVGSVGGTGGTLGTAAMTCEPLSLLRATANASSCSQSEGSAPEQPSGQGEGSKEKLKKRRSRSFLKRIESLRRKDKEKPSPDRRLAPRSSATLPPGWGSLKSSGDLAATRTNSSKKGIPASFHSKKHFFSVSYRTNRLLGPGDTKGSSNPKRSGVYLEDYNTATTAGGAWAAAECQRRARHGDCLVYIPCDHKPGTFPKSLSIESLCPLAGSSLTHWNAGSAAVGLGGGGSSSSVEGSSSPRGFARRRRGSCSSLGSRVSVYDNVPEFGSSEDFCKDGEVTYENLDDILQHVWGLQQKVELWCKAVFPGLDGEEGGEEEEDEEESDSGGEPSNLHFEEQSMSDVGTSASDFDSTGNSLNEAEEMETRERRDSGVGASLTRPCRKLRWHSFQNSHRPSLNSASLEINRQSSAQLNLLQKCSLLRLTAIMEKYSVPHKQAWTWTVPKFMKRSKVPDYRDKMVFGVPPIVNVQRTGQPLPQSIQQAMRYLRSQCLDQVGIFRKSGVKSRIQALRHMNETSPDNVNYSGQSAYDVADLLKQYFRDLPEPIFTSKLTDTFLQIYQFVSKEQRLQAVQAAIILMPDENREVLQTLLYFLSDIASAEENQMTAGNLAVCLAPSIFHLNVSKKESTSPRAMHKRGTMGKPDQKDLNENMAATQGLSHMITDCKKLFQVSHEILLQLSSSYMAADAYPHPLADLVCQGESKDLHSYFEQSVQNLLKESSEKFKGWLSTPGPLNTELSCKKVGDGHPLRLWKVSTDVEAPPATVLHRVLRERHLWDEDLLQSRVVEALDKDMEVYHYVTDSMAPHPRRDCMVLRRWRTDLPRGACLLSSLSVEHDKVPVEGGVKAIVLTSQYLIEPSAMGRSRVTHICRADLRGRSPEWYNRVFGHLCAMELVRIRDSFPALSPNGPETKI from the exons AAATCGAAGCCAAGAAAGCGTGCGACTGGCTCCGGGCAGCGGGATTCCCCCAGTATGCCCAGCTGTACGAAG AGTCGTCATTCCCTCTTGACATCAGTGCTGTGAAGAAGGACCACAGCTTCCTGGACCAGGATTCACTCAAATCCCTGTGCAG GAGGCTGATGACCCTGAACACTTGTGCCTCCATGAAGCTGGATGTTCACTTTCAGCGTAAACAG AATGAAGACTCCGAGGAGGAAGACCTGTGTGCCATCAGCAACCGCTGGGCCTTCCAGAGGGACAGCAAAAGGTGGTCGCGGGTGGGCTCCGCCGATGTCCTGTCCCAGGGCTCGGAGGCCCCAAGCTGCGCCATGTGTCCGGTGTCCAGCCGCGAGAGCGTCCTCACGGACCTCAGCACCAACCCTGAGGCCACGTCCCTGCATAGCACGGGCAGCGTGGGCAGTGTGGGTGGCACGGGTGGCACGCTGGGCACTGCAGCCATGACATGCGAGCCCCTGTCCCTTCTGCGTGCCACTGCCAAcgcctccagctgcagccagagcgAGGGTTCTGCACCGGAGCAGCCCTCGGGCCAGGGAGAGGGCTCTAAGGAGAAGCTGAAGAAGCGACGCTCTCGCAGCTTCCTGAAGCGGATTGAGTCCCTGcggaggaaggacaaggagaaacCCAGCCCAGACAGGAGGCTGGCTCCACGCAGCAGCGCCACTCTCCCACCGGGATGGGGCTCTCTGAAGAGCAGTGGGGACCTTGCAGCCACCAGGACCAACTCCTCTAAAAAAGGGATACCTGCCTCTTTCCACAGCAAAAAACACTTCTTCTCGGTATCATACAGGACTAACCGCCTGCtaggccctggggacaccaaggggaGCTCTAATCCCAAACGCAGCGGAGTCTACCTGGAGGATTACAACACGGCCACCACCGCCGGCGGTGCCTGGGCTGCTGCCGAGTGCCAGCGCCGGGCTCGCCATGGCGATTGCCTGGTCTATATCCCCTGTGACCACAAGCCCGGCaccttccccaaatccctttccATTGAGAGCTTGTGTCCCCTGGCCGGCAGCTCGCTGACCCACTGGAACGCAGGGAGCGCAGccgtggggctgggagggggtggcagcagcagcagcgtggAGGGCTCGTCCTCCCCGAGGGGCTTTGCCCGCCGGCGCcggggctcctgcagctccctgggcagccgtGTCAGCGTCTACGACAACGTGCCGGAGTTCGGCAGCAGCGAGGATTTCTGCAAGGACGGGGAGGTCACCTACGAGAACCTCGACGACATTCTGCAGCACGTGTGGGGGCTGCAGCAGAAAGTGGAGCTTTGGTGTAAAGCCGTCTTCCCTGGCCTGGATGGGGAGGAAGggggtgaggaagaggaggatgaggaggagtcGGACTCGGGAGGGGAACCCTCCAACCTGCATTTCGAAGAACAGTCCATGTCGGATGTTGGCACCTCTGCCAGTGACTTTGATAGCACTGGGAACTCCCTCAACGAAGCTGAAGAGATGGAGACACGGGAGCGCCGGGATTCGGGGGTAGGAGCATCACTCACAAGACCCTGCAG AAAGCTGCGTTGGCACAGCTTCCAGAACTCCCACCGGCCCAGCCTGAACTCAGCCTCGCTGGAGATCAACCGCCAGTCATCGGCACAGCTCAACCTGCTCCAGAAGTGCTCCCTTCTGCGGCTCACAGCCATCATGGAGAAATACTCTGTGCCCCACAAGCAGGCGTGGACGTG GACTGTCCCCAAGTTCATGAAGAGGAGTAAAGTCCCTGACTACAGGGACAagatggtttttggggtgccacCCATTGTCAACGTGCAGCGGACGGGGCAGCCCTTGCCCCAGAGCATCCAGCAGGCCATGCGCTACTTGCGCAGCCAGTGCCTGGACCAG GTTGGCATTTTCCGCAAGTCCGGGGTGAAGTCCCGGATCCAGGCGCTCCGGCACATGAACGAGACCAGCCCTGACAATGTCAACTACTCGGGGCAGTCAGCGTACGACGTGGCCGACCTGCTGAAGCAGTACTTCCGTGACCTGCCCGAGCCCATCTTCACCAGCAAGCTGACCGACACCTTCCTGCAGATCTACCAGT TCGTGTCCAAGGAGCAGCGGCTGCAGGCGGTGCAGGCCGCCATCATCCTCATGCCGGATGAGAACCGGGAGGTGCTGCAGACCCTGCTCTACTTCCTGAGCGACATTGCCTCGGCTGAGGAGAACCAGATGACGGCTGGGAACCTGGCTGTGTGCCTGGCCCCCTCCATCTTCCACCTCAACGTGTCCAAGAAGGAAAGCACATCGCCCAG GGCCATGCACAAGAGGGGCACCATGGGGAAGCCGGACCAGAAGGACCTCAATGAGAACATGGCCGCGACACAGGGGCTGTCCCACATGATCACTGACTGCAAGAAGCTCTTCCAG GTCTCCCATGAAATcttgctgcagctgagcagctcctATATGGCCGCAGATGCTTATCCGCACCCCCTGGCTGACTTGGTGTGCCAGGGGGAGAGCAAGGATTTACACTCCTACTTTGAGCAGAGTGTCCAGAACCTGCTCAAAGAGTCATCAGAGAAATTCAAGGGGTGGCTGAGCACGCCAGGGCCTCTGAACACGGAGCTGTCCTGCAAAAAG GTTGGGGACGGGCACCCTCTGCGCCTGTGGAAGGTCTCCACGGACGTTGAGGCCCCTCCCGCCACGGTGCTGCACCGGGTGCTGCGGGAGCGTCACCTGTGGGACGAggacctgctgcagagcagggtggTGGAGGCGCTGGACAAGGACATGGAGGTGTACCACTACGTGACGGACAGCATGGCCCCGCACCCGCGCAGGGACTGCATGGTGCTCCG GCGCTGGCGCACGGACCTGCCGCGGGGAGCCTGCCTGCTCAGCTCGCTCTCGGTGGAGCACGACAAGGTGCCGGTGGAGGGAGGTGTCAAGGCCATCGTGCTGACGTCCCAGTACCTCATCGAGCCCAGTGCCATGGGCCGCTCCAGGGTGACCCACATCTGCAGGGCTGACCTCAG gggccGGTCTCCCGAGTGGTATAACAGGGTATTTGGCCACCTCTGTGCCATGGAGCTGGTGAGGATCCGAGACTCTTTCCCAGCCCTGAGTCCCAACGGCCCCGAGACAAAGATTTGA